The DNA region CTTCTGATAGAAAAGCAGGGCTTGCCATGTTATAAATgatgttatttatcaatttattttaggATGTTTAGGACATATATTGATGTTTTATGATATGGTTAGTCCGGTTAACTTATCCATTGACTCttaattagaaattttttttgcaccatttgttttctattttctaaAGATACTGTGACATTTGAATCTTTGACTCCAACATATCCTACTTTAGCACTTCGTGTCCATCTTTTCAATATGTATTCACTAGGAATGTCATAAACATTGGTGATcgtatatattttcaaaatatgagaACAGAAGATCCCCGTAAACTCAAATTTTCTACAATCACACTCAACTTTTTCACATGATTTATGAAGTGTAACTATATGATGATAACCCTTTCCTCGAGgaataactttatatttcaCAAATGAATTAACATTTTCACAAGTTTCGACGCTATAATCATGACATTTGAACTACTCATCTTCAAACCACTTGAATACCTCGGGTGCCGAAAAATATTCTAAGAGTTAATGGATAAGTTAACTGGGCTAACcatatcataaaaatatcaatatatatcaTAAACATCCTAAAATAACCTGATAAACAACATCATTTAGTTATAACTTGTGAGCATGCCAAGCCCTACTTTTCTATCAAAAGTAATTTTATGAAACTATTGATTTGAGCCCGTAGTTATGCAAATCCAAACACGTTAATGAGGCAAAATATATCAATAGATCTATAGATTCTGTAAAATTGGTGATCTAATCGAAGCCTCAAATTTATGGCTTTGTACCTGATATAAATGTTGTGAAGAGGATTATATAAACTCAgttcaagaaaaataaattcgTTGAAGTTTTACCTCAAACCCTAGCATGAAAAGCTTGTTCATCCCATTGCTTTTGCGAATTTGAGAAGATACATGGAAGTGAAatttgaagaagaacaatgaAATCGGTAGTTGATTCGGTTCTATTTTGGGGATTCTGATCGAATAAAGAAAGCTTGGAAAAGATGAAAGTGATGAAACGAAAAGTAAAAAGAAGAATGAGATTAAACGGCATTATTATTTGACGTCGTTTTGATAGTGTGGAACATGATGCAGCAGAATTTTGGAACAACAGATCTGAGTCCGCAaacttatttaattgttttaattttatatatatatttttattatttatcaattaaattttaatatataactttttagaATGAAtagaagttaaaaaaaaattaacattgatAACATGCAACCGAATAAAAAGTACACGTGCAATATATTGAGTTGTTGGAGTGAATAACGTGTCGTTCCCAAAATGGTAAGAAGGAGTAGTTCGAATAAAAAGAGAATGAATAGGGATGAAAATTTTCCCCTGAGCAATAATGAGATAAGCGATAAGATTCCTCTTGATACCCTAATCTTGTGAAATAGGTCTTCTTCAATTCACAAATCCCTCTTCTGCTTTTCAACATCAATTTACAACCAATATACAAATGCCGAATGTAATCGATGGAGTTGTTTCCTGGTTCCAGGAAAAGGTCGTCCAGCCGCTCGTCCTCATCCTCAACAAGTATACTCCCTTCGTAATCTCTTCCTACACTTCTTGTTTCTGTGTATTTCAATTTTGCTGCTTAATTTTGTTCAGGGGTGCGGAGCCCAAGCAATTGGCGTTCTCTACTGCTCTTGGCTTTGCTTTGGGAGTATTTCCTATATGCGGTATGCTTTAATGTTGTTTATCTTCTGTTCTGTTTTGTACTCTTTACTGCTCATCAGCCAACTGCATGTTTTGATTCTGCTGCGTGGTTTGATTTAATGTTGCTTGCTAGGAAAATGTTATATGAGAAATACTCAATGAATCAAATAAATAGATCCAATCTTCTAGGATGAATACATTTTCTGGGATGCAGACTATTTTGTTGGTTTGGTCTTTCGGATAAAACTAAAATGTAGATGCTTTGGGGAAATGTTCTGGTCTCTGTGCCTACTGCCTAGGTTTTCTATGAAATTTCCATTTGATAAGTTGAAATCTTGAATGTTTATGGGGCCAAGGTTCTTATTCAGTTTTGCATGTTTGTAACAGTTTTTTCTAGAAACAAATTGCTGCTAGTACAAGCCTAGAGCAATTATATGTAATGTCGGGTAATTCATTGTAAGttcattattttttgaaaagagGTCATTGTTAGTTAATAACTAGTCTGTGCACTAACCCTACTTGTATATGATTGGTAgcacaaacttttttttattttttatgtaggTGAAATGCAAACAAAAACCATATAAAGAATAGTGTTCTAAAAGTTTTCAATGTGGATGATGAGTAGGAGTGCAAAAGAGAGATTTCATTAAGCCCCTCATATTTAGACttgtttaatcaattttaaatattttaggttGAGCGATAGCGTAATACCAGCTCGTAATTTGCATTTAtgatgatatattattttttcactgTAATCTTAATCACAATACTAAAGTAAATTAGCTTCCGAATTTATGAATTTGTAATCTTTTGAAGATTCTGCCTATGGAGATGAAAAGGGTTGTCATAGAAGgcgaatcaagagagagttgcAAACTTTTcttgattatttgaatgaataaaCATACATTGAGAGGttacaaatataacaaatatttccTCTACAAATAAGGTAGTGAATGATATCCTATCAAATCTCcaaatattgatattaaatGATAACTTCCTTTAAAGCTACAATAAACGCGAACATCGTATCATCCGTTGAAATGATTACAACAAATAAAGCACTATAATAAACGAAATAGGGAAAAAGGTTTTTATCCAATAAATCCTGAATAAAAAATTTGCAAAGGTCTTTCAGAAGAATTGATACACTCAAGGGGCATAAACAAATCACACCTTATTTGTGAAGCACTTTTTCCATGAAAAAATTAGAGTTCTAACTGTATATGTTATTATATTGTTCTTGCATAAAATTATGTTGAAGTAATAAGAAGACTCAAGTTGCTGTTGTCTATGGAATTTGAAATCAAACACTTAAATATCTTAGGTAACTGGATGTCTCAAAGACATTTCAGTATCTTAACAAAATTATGTCTTAGATCTACTACATGAAACAAAAATGACTGAAAACAAGCCAATTGAGATTCCTATGAACTCAAATTAAAAGTTCATACCACAAACTGATGAACCAAAAGCTAACAAGGGCAAAATCAACGTTTCATAGGAAAATTAATCTAACTTAGACTCATCCAAACATAATCTTTGATGTATGTTTGCCAATTTTGGGCAAAGCTTATGTTGATCACATCATTGTAGTCATTCACATACCACTATTTCCCAAAAAGGACCTAGGAAAGACTGAGCCAAGTAAAGTTAAATTGTCCGGGCGAAGCCCATATGAGAGGTCGTCTGTCTCAGGACCTCATGCTTATGATAGGTATCGTAGAGGATCATGTCCAAGAAAATACAAACTAGTTTATACGAATGTTGATTGGATAGGATCAACGGTGATAGATAATGCCCATCTGGATATTGTTCATTCATTTGGGAAAAAATTGTAACCTGTCATAGGAAAAAGTAGACCAGGGTTGCTAGTAGTGCCAAGGTAGAAAATTGAGTTGTACTAACTTAGGCATATGTGAatgaatttcatttaaaaaaaatactgaaTGAACTTAAGATTTGAAAGTGGAATCTAATTCAATTTCTACGCCATAATCAATTTGTGACCAATATTGCTTCCATTCATCACGATGAAACCAAACATGTGAGGATGTACTCACACTTCATTAACGAGAAAATTGAAAATAAGCCAATCCGCTTGACTCATGTTCCCTATGGATGACAAGGCGCTCACATTTATTAAACAAAGGCCGAATTAACATAAATGAGCTAAATTCCATGATTGGTTTGGACAGAATATATCACGTTGCTTGAGAGGAAGTGTAGAAAACATATTGGCAATCTAGACAAATGAAGAAATAACAATAAATGAGTCAAGGAGGTGtgttgtttaatttatttcttatgcAAATAGTTGTTGAAAGCTTTTGGAGAAATAAGCAGTAATACATGGCAAGACTAACCACTTACATCCCTAGGAATTCACCAAAGAGTATAGAGTTAAGACAACTCttctaaaaatttataaaagctcaaatgttttatatttatcaaaatattcttatcTCCATCCATTCAAATATGGCCTTTATAGGCAACATTTGGAACACCCTCCCGTatgaatctaaaatattaaatgagatgatatttCCCAAAAATATGATGCAACATATTGAAAGACTTGTCAAGTACCAAGAGAATTATTGAGAATTCAAATTCTCGAGAAGAAGCTCAATTATGGCCGCCTTTAGTCAAAGGACCATAACCGTCTTTTAGAAATAAGTAACTGGAGGAATTTTTAGGGAAAACCCCGCTGTTCAGGTCCTTAAGAACTCCATTCTCACCACTATGTCTAAGATTCTCTTGGGGTTCCCCTATCCCCTATGTTGAGGCTATTATCGACCTTTACGAGTAGCATAGAAAGAATTAGCTTTTCGACCTCCCTTTTATTTGTTTCCTTTGTTTGTTGTTACTCCTTTTTTTCAATTCTGTTTTCATTCCTTTGTTTGTTATTGTCACTGACTCAACGACCTCTATAAAATGGtaattttgagaaataaagaaACATTATTTTTGAGAACCGTTTTATTCATTGGAACTTAGACATCGTGCCTTTCCACTGATATATGGATTGCCTCTTGATTTGTTCTCAATgaatatagataaattattgaAGTTGACACGAAAAACTGGTTgctttgatataattttttgtgATTGTTGAAAATCTCTAGGAGGGATTATATTTGTATACATTGGCTTGCATATTTCAATAAATTCACTCTCCCTTTTACATAAACCCTAAGAACAATTATTGAGTATTTTCTTGTTCTGAACATGAAACCTAGTATTGGATATAGGATGTTGCACTTTGAGTGTTCTAGCTTAAAGTTGGTCACTTCCTCTAATCATAACCTTAATATTGTTTTGATACTGGCAGGTGTTACCTTCTTTTTATGTGCAATGGCTATAGCATTGCTTGGATCTCTCTGCCATGCTCCAACTGTGATGTTAGCTAACTTCATTGCTACTCCAATAGAATTGAGGTATACTAACTTTCCTTTTTCTACCTAAACTATTCTAAATCTGTTGGTGGGTTCTGTCCAGGATGGAATGAGCAATAACATTTAGGTTGAACTTAATTTTACACCACACTTGCACTCCACATGACTATGAATAAGAAGATTTTCGATAGAATTTGGAGTGTAGTTTAATATAGTGTCTGGCATgattaaaatgtcaaatatgTATTGATGTGTAACGTCTTGGACCCATGACACATGTGAGAGTGTAGTCTATATGCACATTACGAAAAACAACTAGGCCGCTATTGGTACATTAAAAGGTAACTGTAGTTGTTCACTTACAGATTATGTCTTGTAGTTTTCTAATGCGGTACACCACACGACGCTTTTCCATAGTATGGGAGATATTTTagcatttcttttttttttttaagaaaatgtcaacttttttttgggaagtggaaatgatttattttcatttaattaaaatcccaaaagggAAGAAAGATacaagatttttgaaattaggacAAAACAACCCTTTGTCCTAATTTTGAAAGTAATCAAACCTATGAATTAACAgttcaacacttagaaaaaaaagTACAGCATACAAACAAACCCACACTAGAAAATGTcaactttttataaatattagaaaatggAACATGAGATGTGTTCAATGATACAAAGAGAACTGAAAGCAGGAAAGAAAAACAGGGGGTTAAAATTCCTATTAAGTCAAAGAAGTCTCATTCGTTGCAAAAGCCTCTTTTCACATTAGAAGCAAACACATGGTTTTTGAAGCCTTTAATCATTTATTGCGATCCTTCCAAATGGTCCACCACATGATCATAGGAATTGGCTTCCAATCGACACTAGAGATCTTCCTGAGAAAAAGTCGTGGTTGGTGAGTGACATAACCCAATGAAAACCATTAAGAAAACTCCACATATCTTCTATGACTTGTTTGTGTATCTTTTATCATCGTTTAGCTCCTGATATTGTTTACTTTGCAGTCTTATGATTCCATTCTTACGCCTTGGTGAAGCTGTTACTGGTGGACCTCATTTTCCCTTAAGTACTGATGCTCTGAAAAAGGTCTTGACTGGTGAAGCATCACGTGATGTCCTGCAAAGCATTTTCAACGCGGTAGGCATTATTCTCTACTTCCTCGGTGTgctttttattattgaaaactATTGTCTTCATCGGCTTTTGTTTAAGAATGGAAAAGTAAAAAACACCCAATGTCTCTTGCAAACAAGGGTGCAAGAAACACTACAGAGAAATCTATGGTAAGCAAATACCAACTTAGACAAGCTTTAGTCTATTGTTCTATTAACATATGTCATTGCTTTTATGGTATAGATAGAtctattaaatacaatattctCGGTAACTCACCCTTGCAAAAGGATACAAATGTTATTTTCCATCCTCAAAAAGACCTTCAATACCATAGATGTCTCATTCTTTGAAAAACAAACTGTTCTACCGTGATATTGGAAgagaatatgaagaaaaatCGGTATCATGGTATCCACCCCTAACATGAactcatcatcgtcttcattcTCATCTTGAGAATCCCCTACCTTCATCCCTTTGCATTTACCATCATCGCCTTCTAAAAAAGGAGTTCCATGTTTacacaagatgaagaatatattCAATACATGGTCATCAAATCACCAAACCGGATTTGAGTCCATCAAAAGATTAATCACGTATGaaacaaaattatgaaactTCCTTAGATTGATACTCTTTAGTATAGTAAGATCATATACTGTGCATCCAATATCCAACTTTGTCTTCTACAAGGATTTGTCAGAAAAATATTGTGCTTGTATGGATGACTTTGACAAAGTGCATGTACCAAACTTCATTCACGGATCCCTCAATCATCCCAAAATcccaaatgaagaaaaaaaactgtTGACCAAGAAATCCCAAGCTTTATTGAAGAGCCACACATGGTCCATGTGCGAAGGgctgaataaaaaaaagatcGTTGTATGCAAATAAGTCTTCGAAATCAGAATACTTGTTTATAAAACTCATAGCCACAAGGCCGTGCATTCGAGTCTTTATGACTTTTAAAAAATACCCTTCAAATTCAAGCACAAAACACATGGGTGTGTTGAAAGATTCAAAGCATCTCTTGTTGCCAGATGCTTCTACCAATCCTACACGATTGACTATTAGGAAAGTTCTGCTTTTGTGGCAAAACTCAAAAACACCAGAATTCTCCAATCATTAGCTGCTTATAGAGATTGTCATCAACAttaaatggatgttaaaaacACCCATATAAATGGCGATACGAAGAAGATGTCTAAATTAACATTTCATGGGAATCAAAGCTGCTGAGTTCACAAATCTTTGTACTGATTCAAACAAATCCCCCAAGTGTATGGCTCAAAAACTTCACCATCTCCGTGACTAAACATTAATACTATCGGTTCTATCACACCTTCTCTCTTTATCCCACTCCCGATCAGACATTGATTGGGTTTGTTGCAAGTGTTGTGAGCCTGTATATGAATTGTCCCTTCTGAAAGACAGACCATATGTATAGAAAATCCTGTGTGAAGTCcataattaaaacaatatttgatGGATGTTTTAGAGATTTTGAGGGTAGGTATTTCATCAATTTAGCAAGTATTATGAATTACTTCAGCCAAAGGAAAAGTAATATGAAtgataaactataattaaaagCCAAGAGTCAACATGTATGAGTAAAGTTAATAGCTTTCAACATGGAATTAGTATTTGAGCATGCAAAGCAATTACAGCTTATTTGCATCAGAAAAAGCTGACTGTTTACAATAGTAGTTGATGTTTAGAATTACACTATGAATGATGTTAATATAACTTATTTCTGAATTCAAACTCAGATGGGAAACCACTAATAGATTTTTGTATTTATGTCTGACCATGTTCTTTGTTTAGAAATGTGATCTCATCTGAATCTACATTTATACGAGATATTTGTCCAAAGAGGGTGTGTATGTTTGTGTGTCTCGTCTATCAACACAATTTTTCCATTTGTAAATATTGATTGCTATTTGGATAATATCTTAAAATACGATCATCTTCCTCTGCAGTTGTTGGGCTGGTTCGTAGCAGCGCCAATCATGATGGTTGTACTGTACATAATTCTTCTTCCTATCTTTAAGATTCTTGTTCGTAAGTTCAATCCTGCACCATAATGAAATGCCAAAGAAGCAGATCATTTGATCTCATTCCGATGTGAAGCTCTCATGATAAGGTATGTTTGAACAATGGTGACTAACAGTTTCGATCTTTGTATAAGGACACTCTTCTATATGATGTGTAGTTAATTCCTTTGTAAATCAGAAATTGGATCCTGGTTTGTTGTCAGGGGACctgctatttttttttcttttaaaacaagTCGAGTTAGAGTTGAATAAGTGACATTCCgcttaataaatagataaatatgtttgtttatattatttgcATCCATAAGTAAATCGTGTCGCCCCTACTTATCCTTTGATTTGATCCGTTGAGAAAAACGGGATTGTTAGTCACTCTTTCATTTGTTTCAGGGTTttccaatttttaaaattgtcatAACACTAGTAAACATGTTTGCttagaattaaaatttgacatcaattagtttttctttttgagAATAAACATCAATTATTATTGTATCTTTATTAAATCATAGTCaaatataaaatctaattaattaagttgtacctaacaatattatattatttatttggtttgGTTGATGCCAATGAAATTAAAGaatatttgaaatgatttttttaaaagggtGTGCCATTTCATTACTCACTTAATCTTGACTATATGAATAAACAATGGGTGAGCAATTCCAGTCATAACATAAAAAATGTCATCAGGCAAAAGATTGTAGcttaggaaaaaaaaattaattgtagcATGATTTTTAAATTTGGCAAAGATTTacttttctttcattttatttatcaattttttattcaaaatgttttatttagtttaatgatatttttttatatcaaatatgattaaaatcactcactttttattttaacaactaaaaaaataaaataaagtacaaAATTATGATTGTGATTTTTGGCCAGCACATTATTAAATGATGTCACAAGGGCCTTGAGGGAAgttttatgataataattttgacCAGCACATTAAAGAATGATATCACAATggtaaattatgataattattttgacCAGCACATTATATATTGATGTCACAcatgaaataaattttgataatattgttgtattatatgaaatttttatttctaaaaccTTATTGTTCCAATTATTGAGTATCCTTAACTAACAGTCTTACCAGAACCCTTGTCTCTCATAATTCTTGATCACATTCAAATTCTTAACTCCTATGTTacaaacataaattattaatctccTATGTTTTCACATATAaattcttcataaaatatttaccTAAATTCATGTAAATGCCATGATGAAATCTAAAAATCTCTAGCAAGCTCAACAAATcttatttaaacttatttgttatgaaattcaaaatcgatgttagaaaaatatattaaattttgcatagctttatcttaaattttatcaaaatgttaCGGTTTCGATTTCATCTGaaacgttttgagtttaagcagAAGGCCATGACTATAGGGTGTCATGAAAAATTCGCCTTACCAATTCAAAAAAActgaatattatataaaaaatatatatatatatacttatataatgaataagttagagcaaataaatgaaatcaaattaaccctaaataataataagtaacaACTTATCCAATTAGAGTAGCTCAAATGCTATTTCAGGAGAAACTAGCATGAAACCCTACATTAATACCCTACATTAATGCATCACTTAAACTAAAAGTGTTtcccaataaaaataaattttgaactattgatattttaatcttttaatcaaACTCTTACCACTTAGTTACTTTGATAAGGttgacaataataatttaaaaaaaatcaaatgtcataaattcgatttttatttaaaatatataaaaaaataaaatcgtgGTACTGTgctaactttttaaataaaaaaataaaaaaattaataggtAACAACTTCAAAAGATTGATATTATTTCTTAAGCCTTTTATTATTTCTCAGGCCTTCTAATTTGATG from Impatiens glandulifera chromosome 5, dImpGla2.1, whole genome shotgun sequence includes:
- the LOC124938954 gene encoding uncharacterized protein LOC124938954 yields the protein MPNVIDGVVSWFQEKVVQPLVLILNKGAEPKQLAFSTALGFALGVFPICGVTFFLCAMAIALLGSLCHAPTVMLANFIATPIELSLMIPFLRLGEAVTGGPHFPLSTDALKKVLTGEASRDVLQSIFNALLGWFVAAPIMMVVLYIILLPIFKILVRKFNPAP